The window ataaaaaagcttccaactaaaaaatgccctggtccagatggcttcactccagaattctatcaaaccttcaaggaagagcttattcctgtactgcagaaattattccaaaaaattgaggaagaaggaatcttccccaacacattctatgaagcaaacatcaccctgataccaaaaccaggaaaagacccaaacaaaaaggagaatttcagaccaatctcactcatgaatatagatggaaaaattctcaacaaaatcctagccaatagattacagcttatcatcaaaaaagtcattcatcatgaataagcaggcttcatcccagggatgcaaggctggttcaacatacgcaagtccataaacgttatccaccatattaacagaggcaaaaataaagatcacatgatcctctcaatagatgcagaaaaagcatttgacaaaatccagcatccttttctaattagaacactgaagagtataggcataggtggcacatttctaaaactgattgaagctatctatgacaaacccacagccaatattttactgaatggagtaaaactgaaagcttttcctcttagaactggaaccagacaaggttgtcctctgtcacctttactattcaacatagtgctggaagttctagccaatacaattaggcaagacaaggaaataaagggaatccaaatgggaacagaggaggtcaaactctccctctttgctgacgacatgatcttatacttagagaaccccaaagactcaaccacaagactactagaagtcatcaaaaaatacagtaatgtttcaggatataaaatcaatgtccacaagtcagtagcctttgtatacaccaataacagtcaagatgagaagctaattaaggacacaactcccttcaccatagtttcaaagaaaatgaaatacctaggaatatacctaacgaaggaggtgaaggaccgctataaagaaaactatgaactcctcagaaaggaaatagccgaggatattaacaaatggaagaacataccatgctcatggatgggaagaatcaacattgttaaaatgtctatacttcccaaagcaatctacctattcaatgccattcctatcaaagtacctacatcgtactttcaagatttggaaaaaacgattctgcgttttgtatggaaccggaaaaaaccccgtatagctaaggcagttcttagtaacaaaaataaagctgggggcatcagcataccagattttagtctgtactacaaagccatagtgctcaagacagcatggtactggcacaaaaacagagacatagacacttggaatcgaattgaacaccaagaaatgaaactaacatcttacaaccacctaatcttcgataaaccaaacaagaacttaccttgggggaaagactttctattcaataaatggtgttgggagaattggatgtctgcgtgtaaaagactgaaactggacccacacctttccccactcacaaaaattgattcaagatggataaaggacttaaatttaaggcacaaaacaataaaaatcctcaaagaaagcataggaaaaacactggaagatattggcctgggggaagacttcatgaagaagactgccatggcaattgcaacaacaacaaaaataaacaaatgggacttcattaaactgaaaagcttctgtacagctaaggtgacgataaccaaagcaaagagacaacccacacaatgggaaaggatatttgcatattttcaatcagacaaaagcttgataaccaggatctatagagaactcaaattaatccacatgaaaaaagccaacaatcccttatatcaatgggcaagagacatgaatagaactttctctaaagacgacagacgaatggctaacaaacacatgaaaaaatgttcatcatctctatatattagagaaatgcaaatcaaaacatccctgagatatcatctaaccccagagagaatggcccacatcacaaaatctcaaaactgcagatgctggcgtggatgtggagagaagggaacacttttacactgctggtgggactgcaaactagtacaacctttctggaaggaagtatggagaaacctcaaagcattcaacctagacctcccattcgatcctgcaatcccattactgggcatctacccagaaggaaaaaaatccttttatcataaggacacttgtactagactgtttattgcagctcaatttacaatcgccaaaatgtggaaccagcctaaatgcccaccaacccaggaatggattaacaagctgtggtatatgtataccatggaatactattcagccattaaaaaaaatggagactttacatccttcgtattaacctggatggaagtggaagacattattcttagtaaagcatcacaagaatggagaagcatgaatcctatgtactcaatcttgatatgaggacaattaatgacaattaaggttatgggggggggaagcagaaagagagagggagggagtggggtggggccttagtgtgtgtcacactttatgggggcaagacatgattgcaagagggactttacctaacaattgcaatcagtgtaactggcttattgtaccctcaatgaatccccaacaataaaaaaaaaagaaaaaaaaaaaagaaaggaaggaagaaaagggaaagggaaagggaaggggaaaggaatgaagaaagaaaaaaagaaagaaagaaaggaaaatagaaagaaagaaagaaagaaagaaagaaagaaagaaagaaagaaagaaagaaagaaagagcatacatacCCCAATGCAAAGTTCGCCAGCACATTGTCTGTTCATATATCCACCgtggaaaatgaaaaagagttttacgtatatacataaaatgaaatgaaggactcaagaaaataagtaaataaataaaaaatgaaaataaacaaaaaataaataaataaaaagaagagtggaagaaaggagaagaatcaCTGAAcgaatatataaataaagaaataaataagcggGGGCGGGGTGAAAAAGAAACCGCTAGGTGAGTTATTTGCGAGTGTGCTGTCCACGAGCGCCCCATAGTGGCAGGATCCCCAAAATTTCAAAGTCCcgacagagacatctggtcgacacGCAGACGCTCCGACAGAGTGCCAACACCCGCCCCAGACCAATGGTTGACCCGAGGGGGTCTTCCGTGTGACAGCCACTCCACCCCTGAGGCCTGGAGGCCCATCCGTCCTCCGTCCTCCAACAAATCTCGGTTCGTAGCGGGGGACTGGGGATGGGGGTGGAAAAAATACTAAATCCAAAGTCCTTGAGGCATGACACTCTGTTCTGATGGTTGACCGCATGGAAggcgggagagagagagggctgggTGGGGCAGGACTCCCTATGCCCGTTGTCCCCAACGGCCCGGTAGGCATGTGAATGGTGTTGGAAtggtagtaaaataaaaaaagaacaaaggaagaaaagggaaagagaaagagaaaggaaaggagaaaggaagaaagaaaaaaagaaaaatagaaaggaaaatagaaagaaagaaagagcatacattccccagtgcaaagttggccaaAACatcatccatccgtccatccgacatggaaaaagaaaaagagttttatgtatatacataaaatgaaatgaaggactgaatgaatacaaaaataaaaaaacaggctcagagcctgtggctcaagcagccaaggagccaggtgcgcacacgcacacacaaacaccTGCACCTCACTGAaccgagactctgtttcaaaagaaataattacaaggatggaaggaaggaagggaggaaaaattgATAAGGGGGGTGCAGTGAGAACTGAAGCTGAGATATTGCTGCGCCCTGTAGTGGCATCAGGGGAGGGGCCACGCGGTGTCCACTTCCCACGGGTGCCTCCTAGCAACAGGATCCCCCCTGACGGACCAAATAAATTTTCCGTGGTCCACCCGCGAAGGAAACTACCAAACGAAAAGGCCCACCTCTGACTTCTGGTCGATCTGATTGAGGGacggatggacagacagacagacgcaCAGAGAGATGGACGGAtggagacacaaacacacacacacacacacccctatttgggccaagagtctgtctcaaagtaaataagtaaatagcgTTCTCTTGCTGCTTCTTGTTTAGGTCCATGCCTTACCCGCACACCTCGTCGCCATGCCTCGGAAAATTGAGGAAATCAAGGACTTTTTGCTCACAGCTGGGCAAAAAGATACCAAGTCTGTCAAgatcaagaaaaataaggataagGTGATGTTTAAAGTTCGATGCAGCAGATACCTGTATACCTTGGTCATCACAGACAAAGAGAAGGTGGAGAAACTGAAGCAATCTCTGCCCCAAGTTCTGGCATTGAAGGAGCTGAAATGAAGCAGACATGCTGatttgaatttattaaattttaaaaattaaaaaaaagaaaataagtaaatgaataaaaaatgaaaataaacaaataaatatataaataaaagggtggaaggaaggagaaaaaggaatgaacgaataaataaataaagaaagagaaaagcaggcaggCCAAAAGAAACCGCTAGGTGAGCTATTTGCGAGTGCAAGGTCCGTGACTGCCGCCTAGCGGCAGGATTCCTGGCAGAGCAGATCGAAAAACTTTCAAATTCCCGACAGAGACATATGGTCAACCCACAGATGCTCCGATGGAGCTCAAACACACGCCCCAGAACTCTGGTCGACACAAGGTAGTCTCCAATGGGAGAGCCACGCCACTCCCGTGGCCAGGACGCCCAGCTGCCCTCCATCCCCTGTCCACTGTCCTCCATTCTCTGTCCTCCCTCCACTCTCCGTTCACAGTGGGGGAAGGGGGATGGCAGAAGGGAGCGGAAACAAAACTAAGTCCAACGCCCTCGGGGCATGACGCTCCCTCCTGCTAGTCGACCGCACaagaggtgggagagagagagggccagACGGGGCcagatcaccctgtgaggattactctctggatatacaaaagcagagagcgaagAGAGGACaaggatcaccctggcaggattactcccaggatttacaaaagcagaaaacgAAGTGAGGACTCgaatcaccctggagaggattaatCTCTGGATTCATATCAGCAGAAAGGTGAGGAATTGGATCACCCAGGTAGGAATACTTCCTCGACTTACACTAgcaaaaggtgaggtgaggactcagatcaccctgtgaggatttctccctggatttacactaacagaaaaatgagatgaggacttggatcaccctgtgaggattactccctcgATATAGAAAAGCCAagagtgaagtgaggactcggatcacccttcaggattactcccaggatttactAAAGCAGAAaacgaagtgaggactcggatcaccctgtgaggattaatccctggatatacaaaagcagagagtgaagtgaggactaggatcaccctggcatgattaCTCCgaggatttacaaaagcagaaagcgtaGTGAAGACTCAGATCACCCTCGAGacgattactccctggatttaaactagcagaaagttCAGTACCAGGATCAAACTGGCAGGATTACTCcttggatttacactagcagaaagagaagaaaggactccaatcaccctggagaggattactccctggatttaaactgGCAGAAAGTTGAAGACTCGAATCActctggcaggattactccctggatttacactagcagaagagtgaggtgaggactcagataaccctAGCAGGATTACTctctggatttaaactagcaggaAGGTGAGGTGAGTACTCGGATCACCTGGCAGGATTGCTCCCTGGATTTTCAAAAACAGATGAGGTGAGGATTTGGATCACCCTGTGAATATTACTCCTGGGATATAAAAAgcagagagcaaagtgaggactcagatcaccctaaCAGGATTACTCccaagatttacaaaagcagaaagtgaagtgaggactcggatcaccctagagaggattactccctggatttaaactagcagaaaggtgaggactgggatcaccctggcaggattactccgttgatttacactagcagaaagcaTAGacaggactcagatcaccctgaagaggttactccctggatttacactagcagaaaggtgaagtGAGGACTAGCACACCCTGGCAGGATttttccctggatttacactagcagaaactTGCGATGAGGACATGGATCACCCTGGcgggattactccctggatttacaaaagcagaaagtgaagtgaggactcggatcatcctGTAGAGCATTACTCCCTGGATCTAAACTAGCAGAAAgatgaggactcagatcaccctgccaggattactccctggatttacactagcagaaagttgaggtgaggactcggatcaccctggaaggATTACTCCCTcaattatcaaaaaaagaaaggtgaggtgatgatTAGGATCcacctgtgaggattactccttcgatatacaaaagcagagagtaaTGTggggactcggatcaccctggcaggattagtCTCATGATTTACAAAAGGAGgaagcaaagtgaggactcggatcaccctggagatgATTACTCCCttgatttaaactagcagaaaggtgaggactcagatcaccctggcaggattactcccaggaCTTACACTGGCAGAAAACGTAGAGTtgactgggatcaccctggagaggattactccctggacaTACAAATgcagagagcgaagtgaggacgCGGATCACACTGGCAGGATTACTAACAAGATTTACAAAAGTAGAAaccgaagtgaggactcggatcaccctggagaggattactccctggatttaaactagcagaaaggtcaGAACTCGAATCACCCAGGCAGGACTACTTCTGGATTTAAATTAGCAAAAGGTGAgatgaggactctgatcaccctgtgaggatttctccctggatttacactaacagaaaggtgaggtgaggactcgggtcaccctgtgaggattactccctggatatacaaaagcagagagcgaagtgaggattcagatcaccctggcaggattactcccagcATTTACAAAACCAGAAAGCGAAGTGataactcggatcaccctgtgaggattactccctggatatacaaaagcagagagtgaagtgagaactcagatcaccctggagaggaatactCCATGGATtcaaactagcagaaaggtgaggactctgATTACCATGGCAGGATTactccttttattttcaaaagcagaaagcgaagagAGCATTTGGAACACCCTGGAggggattactccctggatttacaattgcagaaagtgAAGTGAGGACTGTGATCACcttgcagaggattactcccttgATGTAAACTAGCAGAAACGTGAGGTGAGGACACAGATCattctggggaggattacttcctgtatttacactagcagaaaggcatGGTGtgggctcgaatcacccttgggaggattacttgctggctgtaccctagcagaaagatgaGGTGAGGACCTAGATCGTCctaaaatggatcactcactggatgtacagtagcaCTAAGATGAGGAGATGATTGTAGCAGTCAGatgaggagaagagtgctggctggattaacactcttcGAAGGGAATGTTGAAGATGCAGGTGTTCTGGGGAAAGAGTccggtatggatgcacacagtcagaaataggatgttaaGACTCGCTTGCAGAGCATACTACCAGTTATAAGCTTGAGTAGTGGTGCAAAATTCTACTGccactgaagtcgtgcacttggaggcaatgcAGTTGTGACACCagcttcggagcacatgtgcattgatgttccctcagcagaaGTGTTGACTTACACGTACGAactattcaagtattccctggtagagtttgtactgtggaaaccctgttctgaGATacaaggtgctgtggaagttgggaaaagtctttcccgGGTACCTCCGT is drawn from Nycticebus coucang isolate mNycCou1 chromosome 6, mNycCou1.pri, whole genome shotgun sequence and contains these coding sequences:
- the LOC128588194 gene encoding 60S ribosomal protein L38-like is translated as MPRKIEEIKDFLLTAGQKDTKSVKIKKNKDKVMFKVRCSRYLYTLVITDKEKVEKLKQSLPQVLALKELK